ATTAGGTTGAGAGAAATACTTAGATTTAAGGGTCTTGAAGCTGATGAGGAGACTTTATTGTAGTGATattgtgatgtgtttgttcaCCAGCCTCTCCATGTTCAGGGCTCTGCAGGCCAGAGGGAGCCACGACGACACCCGCCTGGACACATTTTACAACAACACGAGCTGAGCAACACAGGAGGAAATCAGCTTTACAGcgagggaaagaggaggagagaaagagctgGAACAAAaggggggtgtgtgtgatggaCGTGGAGTAAGGAGGGACATTTCTGAAGCAAAGGCTGGCGCTTGGGAAGGAGGGGCAGGCAGACAGGTAGAACACGCTGCACACATCATAGCCCTGGCCTGCGTTTCCCATAGATACACAGCagcaggcagggggggggggggctcactGCTACCTGTTTGTGAAGCTTGTACCCGTTTACAGTCAGCCTGCACTGCAAATGGCTGATAAAGGTAcacataaatatgtttaaaaacccCTCGTTGCatacagtggtggaagaggTATTCAGATCCTTCACTCAAGTAAAAGTGCTTATACTATACTGtaaaaaatactccattacaagtaagTAAGTCCTGCATTGAGAAACTCATTGCAATATTGGATATTTTAGATAtactataaaatatttaaaagtaaaagctgCAAATCTTCACACAAGCTGGAAATGCAACGTGTTTTTATGCAAAATCGTCATTAAATTGCTGCTGATTAATTATCTGTCCTGCTAATTGTTTAAGGTACTTAAATATATTGTTGGATCGATTACATTTAACAGTAACCaaagcttcaaaataaatgtgttgaagtAAAAAGGACAATGTTCCCTTTGAGTTGTTGTGGTATTTCAAAACGTGTACTtaattacagtacttgagtaaatgtacttaggtACTTCCCACCACTGCTTGTATTTTCTGCTTgccctgcctgtgtgtgtatctatgGCCACCATAGTGCAAACATCATGTGTGCCATGCTAAAGAAACAACCATGATGCAGCACTACGCTGGTTGAGCGAAACTGAGCGGTCTAAAATATCAGGCACATTTATAAACTCCTCCTCGTCGCGACCGTTCAAGTTTTGCTACGATATATCTGGCAGCACCAAAATTAGCCTCTGTGGTCAAACTCTTGGTTGCCGAGGAAACcagtggcctttttttttttctttacaatggAAGGCATATTTTATATCAAGAGAAATAACTACAGATAGAAAAAGAGATATGTCCGTGGAAAGGCGCCATGGTATAATACGATGAAATAAAAGAGTCTGTCCTTTCGCCCTTTTCCTCCCGAGAAAACAGGAACATAACCAGCACTAAAGGTAGAAGAAAGCATGAAATGTGCACACCCCCGCACAGGGCTGCAGGACTCTCACGTTGTAGTCGTCTGAGGAGAGGCAGTGGGAAGCGCTTTGTCAACGAGATAAGGACATCAGAGAGAGCTTAGCTGGCATGCTGAAGGCATTCTTAGAGCAGAAGGGTTGTTTCCTAGTAAGTGTTTTCTGATTTtgttgaggggggggggtttccgGGGGGGGGTGACGTGAAGCCGTCAGAAGCTCTCGGGCTCCTCCAGGAGGCAGGGCTGGGTGGACAGAGGCACGAGGGACGGGGACAGGCTCCGGAGGCCCACCGGACCTCGGGGACCGGGGAGTAAGGGCTTGAGGATGCTAACGAGGCAGAAGGCAGAGCCACTGTTCGGGATGAAGTTGACCTTGTTGCGGTCGGGACACAAGAAGCGAGGGAGGTCCTGCAGAGGTTTGGTTCTGTGGACACATGCAGGGGACATGTTTAGCCTTCATAGCAAGTGGGTAcataacattaataaataaaggataCCAACAGACTCTTATTCAGCAGAGAGGTCTAGAGTGTTCAGATCAAACCTGGCTAACGTGGGAGATCATTTACTGTTAGGAACTGCAAACTCAGTGAGGATAATCTGCTTTACTCAGGGAAAAGTCTGAGTGCTTCTTCTACCTTTTCATCCAAGTAGCCAATTGATTTGATCCATTGATAAAAGATAGGAACATATTGATTAAAGCAGCTTTTAAGCTCTTCAACACTTCCAAAGGCATTTTAGGTTCTGCTGATATCCTGTAAATCTAAAGATCCACTCACATGGTGTCCTCGGACACTTTGACTTTCTCGCAGCCCTCCGGCGGTTCCCTCTTGAACATGTAGCTGTTGTTGGGTCTGGGGGAGGCGGCATATTTAGGCAGCGGGGAGCAGGGGCCCAGCtctgaggacagacagagaagggaggctgtaggtcaaaggtcagcatCAGATCATGCTCACAGAGGCACGGCGGCTgatatgtggtgtgtgtgtgtgtgtgtgtgtgtgagtcaccTTTGTCCTCGTAGGGGCTGCCTCCACCCGTGTCGTTGAGCACGGTGAGGTAGGAGGGCGAGATGGAGTCGGGTCGGCTACTGCTGTTGCTATGGTTACCGCTCAGGCCGCCCCCTGAGGGAGTCTGTGTGTCTATACTGCgggtgctgctgctgcgctgTGGGGGGACGGGTGGGGGTGCGCGGTGCCCATCTGGGACTTCCTGTGGCTgttgtacaaacacacacacacaaatgaggTCACAATAACAACATGGAGCGGGGGCTTAGTCCCCACAGTGGTTGTGTGTGAGCCCTTAGATAACCTTGAATGTTAATTACTTCAggaatcatttttaaaaacaccctAACCCCAATCTCTGCACGAGCAAAACTCACAACGATGGTCTCGTCTTTTTCAGGCGTGTCCCGGATGATGATGCGTTCAATCTCCTGGTTGAGGCCCTCCACGCTGTTGCGGAAACGAGGGGCCGAGGACTTGGATATAGGGATGGGTATCAGGATGGTCTTGGGCATAGGTgactgcaaaacacacacacggctgcagTCAGTGCTGGAAACACAGTGGTCCCACAAAATCCTTCACCCACCTTTACCCTCTTCAGATGCACATGGACAGAAATGGTATTTTAAGATATCACGTCTCAGAACTAATGCTTTAACCTCTTGCAACAGCAACCTTTGATCATCTTGATGTTACTTTGAGTGTGTTCCTGCTAGCCGGTGGCTCTCTGCATCAGTTAATGAGCTTGTCAAAAGTATTGTGAGGAAAGTTGCATGATAactctcttctctttgtctcCTGGGGAGGCCCAGAATGCGGGACAGCTGCACTCCAGCAGACTCCGCAGAGAGCCGAGGACCGGCCCTGTTACTGTCACAATACAGCCACGtgactaaagtgtgtgtgtgtgtgtgtgattgtgtgtgtgtgtgtgtgtgttactgcagCAGAGGAACCCAATTAAGCTGACTTTTCATAGACCAGAGActgataaaaaacacatcaggagacacacaggggcatgAGGTAAATGGGACGTCCTGAAAACTCTCTTTCCAACTCTCCTATCTTTTTTCAACTCTAACAGAGCAacatggcacacacactcagacagactttgtattgtttgtattgattACCTGCGACTGGATGATGGTATGGCTGCCATTGAACGGGGACTTGCGGTCTTTATCCCTCCGATGGCGGCTGCTGCGTTTGCTGCGCTGAAGCTGCTGTCGCAATTTGGCAATCTAGAGAGGATTTACAAACATACAGAGAGACGTTGTAATGCAGACGTAGAGATGTATGCAGCCATGTCTTGTTAATGGCCATGTGTTGAGTCATAACTGAAGCACAATGCTCAGAAAATGCCTATATTTACTACACAAAAGAGAGTTTATCTtggctttaaaataaagaaacgtACCTCCTTGAGCTGGTCGGTGCTCCCACAGGAGGCCGAGCGTTTGTGAGagcccctcctcctctcatctgcCCAGGCCCTGGGGGtctaacacatgcacacacactggttaGAGCTTTATCCCAGATAAACAAGCACAAAATAGCTAAATTCCTagacacacaggagagagaagCAGCAAGAAATAAAAGACCTGGATTTACCAGTGTCACACTTAGTAGCTGAGGCTGTTTTCTTCTAATGCCTACCTAAACTCTAAAATAGACCATAGCTGCAGTTAAACAAACATCTTGCAGCTTTTGTTTGACCAGACTCTGGTTCAAAGTCAGTCTGTGAGTGATAGTCAAAAGACAGCAACCCAGCATCATGACGCAACCGCCTGCAACCTCTCTTAACCTCTTTGCATTGATTGCCTGCAGcttcttaaacacacacatcttcaaagCTTTCCTTGAGaagcaagaacacacacattcattgaTTGTCCCCAGAAGATAAATACTTCTAACTGTGTCCACTTTGCCAAAAACTATTAGCATGTAAGCTTGTTAGCATTTAGTATAGAGCGCCCTGTGCCGAAATATAGTCTTGTAGAGCCGTTAGCATGGCTGTATACTCTTATTTAATACTAAGTGACAGTGCCTAGAGtttgtataatattttaaaagattgCAACCTTTGTAACGCACTCAAATCCATGCAGCGCTCTGGCTCTTTTTAGTTTAAAGCTCAACTACAGGTAATAAATAAGCCTTAATGAAcccttttctcctttctctgcacaaacatttgagttgtttttacCTTACATACAAACCAACTCATACACCACACACAGACGTAACCCCCCCGCAGCACTGACCTGCGTCGCTTTGTCCCTCATGTAGGGAGAGTACGGGTGCTGGCAGTCGTCCTGAGGCCAGGGACCTGTCAGGTGAGCGCCAGCAGTCGCGCCCTGCGAGGGCCACAGCTGGATGGATGGCGGGAGCCCGAGAGGAGAATAAGGAGTGGAGCGctcagagggagaggagggggacgCCGGAGGACGTGAAGGAGCACCACGAGAAGATGTGGAAGGATAAGGCCACCGATGCAGACTGAGGAAGAAACACAGGGAGGAGCCGGGGTGAGTTAGATGTAAACAAGGTATTTGTCAACACATGGTAAACACATCAACGAATCAACAGCTGGCCTGCAGGATTAGCTCACGCTCGCTCTTTCtgtctaggtgtgtgtgtgtgtgtgtgtgtgtgtatgtgtgtgtgtgtgtgtgttttgccagATTGATGTTAATCCGTCCCATAGTGGGCAGAGCGGATATGCCCCCTTCTAAGTCTCACACAGCCCCCTTGTTAATGGCATTAAAACAGCTTAAAGCAAAAAGCGGGGGGGCATTGAGTGCAGGTGCCCAACTGTCCCTGTTTCAGATCTGCAGCAATGTGCAGGGTGTCAGCAAAATCAGATTTCCCAGCTGTTCattgtaaaacacatttcctttctttcatcTAAATTGTGTCCAAGGTTTTTGGACATCTTAATGTCCAGCAGCTAAATTGACAACAATTATTATTCAAGACACACATTgctccttcaacaatgcaacgTACAATATACTAAAGACATCGATAAAATAAGACAGATGACAGAATGGTGCAGGTAAAATGCATCATGTGTTCAAGTACAATACAATTCACAATAAGGATTTTGCTTAGAGTATTATTCCAAATTTGTTAAAAAACCAAATAGATGAGCATTGCATTTACTGGGAACTGAACTGCAACATCCAATTTAAAAGAAGGAGAATCATTATATTGTTATCCCTTTAAACAAAAGCCTAGCATTAATACAGCCATGCACAAGCAACAGAATATATTTGAATGGATGCAAAACACCTTGCAGGATAGAggagtcatttatttatttcagcaaAAAAGCTACCCAGtcctaacaacaacaacaacacactgctCATGCATGCATCTGTACGTAAAAACACAGCATTGATTGACAGAGCTTGTCCAGGAGCTATATTTGGCATGGGACTTGACCAGCACACATCACTGTTGCTAGGGAACGGGCCGACTGATCGTCATTAACATACGGcagcacttgtgtgtgtgtgtgtgtgtgtgtgtgtgtgtgtgtgtgtgtgtgtgtgtgtgtgtgtgtgtgtgtgtgagagtaaacAGGGGTTTTGGCATCAGCAGCCTGCTAGCAAAATGctcagctttcttttttttttactgctgttttTCCTGTCTGCACTCACAAATCAGCAACCCACTACAATGGACTTGGGGCTCATAGCAATAGTAGCACTGGTAGTAGTATAAATTCCAGCCTTGTTTTAAAGGAGCTACACTTTTACCACCTGAGGGGACATTAAATCAGAGGTAAGCCTTTAACACAAGACAGACACTACTCATGAGCCATGAGAAAAAGGCTTAGAGAAAAATCACAGCACATAATGTACGTCCACTAATTCCTACATTATTTGTTTGGAATTTAAACTATCAAAAAATGCCACAATCTGAATTTCCCAAAAGCCCAAAATGATGCCTAGGAATTGCACATGTTGTTCAACCAAAATGTATTGATCAATCAATCACAACCTATGTATATATGCACATATTGACATTCTGGAAGTTGGAGAGTTGTGTTTGGTCACATGTTTATGAAATGACAGTGATCAATACATGCTTCCTTTTATGTTGATTGACTAATCCATTCTTTGTTACAGTTCTAGTTTACACAATTGCCTTTGCACACTGTCTGCCTTATGtatagattttaaaatattgcaataaaaacaaattgaacaaCAAGACCttagcaaacaaaataaaatagatctATCATG
The Eleginops maclovinus isolate JMC-PN-2008 ecotype Puerto Natales chromosome 24, JC_Emac_rtc_rv5, whole genome shotgun sequence DNA segment above includes these coding regions:
- the fam117ba gene encoding protein FAM117B codes for the protein THPGSSLCFFLSLHRWPYPSTSSRGAPSRPPASPSSPSERSTPYSPLGLPPSIQLWPSQGATAGAHLTGPWPQDDCQHPYSPYMRDKATQTPRAWADERRRGSHKRSASCGSTDQLKEIAKLRQQLQRSKRSSRHRRDKDRKSPFNGSHTIIQSQSPMPKTILIPIPISKSSAPRFRNSVEGLNQEIERIIIRDTPEKDETIVPQEVPDGHRAPPPVPPQRSSSTRSIDTQTPSGGGLSGNHSNSSSRPDSISPSYLTVLNDTGGGSPYEDKELGPCSPLPKYAASPRPNNSYMFKREPPEGCEKVKVSEDTITKPLQDLPRFLCPDRNKVNFIPNSGSAFCLVSILKPLLPGPRGPVGLRSLSPSLVPLSTQPCLLEEPESF